The sequence TATCATTGCAGGTTAATGGCCGCGTCATCAGTAAGCGCATCCATGTCCGCGTGGAGCACGTGCAGCCATCAAGGTGCACCGAGGAGTTCCGCCTGAGGAAAGCAAAGAACGACCAGTTGAAGGCTGATGCCAAGGCTCGCGGCGAGGTCATCAGCACCAAGAGGCAGCCGGAGGGTCCCAAGCCCGGCTTCATGGTTGAGGGCGCCACGCTCGAGACCGTCACCCCCATCCCGTACGATGTGGTCAATGACCTCAAGGGTGGTTACTAGGATGTTTGGTCCATCTACCTGCATTACTACCAGTTCATTCGATGCTACTCTGTTGAGTACGATTTTGCTCGCTCCGAGCAGTAGTCTGGACCTATTCTGTGATCCTGAGCATTTGCAGAATGCTATATTCCGTGATATTTGCTTCTGAGAACGAAGATGTGCTTGTTTCAATCTGCTCATGATTGCATCCACTGACCCCAAGCTGTCTTATTTGCTTTAGATCATTGTGGATAGTGATTCTCAATA is a genomic window of Phragmites australis chromosome 24, lpPhrAust1.1, whole genome shotgun sequence containing:
- the LOC133907541 gene encoding large ribosomal subunit protein eL21x/eL21w; translated protein: MPAGHGLRSRTRDLFARPFRKKGYIPLTTYLRTYKIGDYVDVKVNGAVHKGMPHKFYHGRTGRVWNVTKRAIGVEINKQVNGRVISKRIHVRVEHVQPSRCTEEFRLRKAKNDQLKADAKARGEVISTKRQPEGPKPGFMVEGATLETVTPIPYDVVNDLKGGY